In Helianthus annuus cultivar XRQ/B chromosome 8, HanXRQr2.0-SUNRISE, whole genome shotgun sequence, a single genomic region encodes these proteins:
- the LOC110880762 gene encoding early nodulin-75-like → MTPRVRGRGVRGKAPVLTRNDHEAGPSHRRTPSATLTSSPHEDWRTYLEPARRSVSLSSSPSYHHSFGPQQDEEHQDSHRSFIPLQRSGSGSSFPNPTPFFQSRFNPMNQVQEQEGPNPLGPADHYPKMQDMEMDKDPDPELPPTGMPTHPIEISRKSSFHGSPYSGPDIFVERWATYKWEYTPPHNPPPQQQQDPSEDPNFQAVTPPPSPALEQQLPPDPPRRRRTGARMSVRGGFHFSTP, encoded by the coding sequence ATGACACCACGTGTTAGAGGTCGAGGAGTAAGAGGAAAGGCCCCAGTTTTAACAAGAAATGATCATGAAGCCGGGCCATCCCACCGGCGAACACCTTCAGCGACCCTTACCTCTAGTCCCCATGAGGATTGGAGAACTTATTTAGAGCCTGCGAGACGCTCTGTCTCACTCAGTTCCTCCCCGTCTTACCATCACTCGTTCGGACCTCAACAAGACGAGGAGCACCAAGATTCGCATCGTTCATTCATCCCGTTGCAGCGATCGGGTTCGGGCAGTTCCTTCCCGAACCCGACACCCTTTTTTCAAAGTCGGTTCAATCCGATGAACCAAGTTCAAGAACAAGAGGGTCCAAACCCTTTGGGGCCAGCTGATCATTATCCTAAGATGCAGGATATGGAGATGGACAAGGATCCAGATCCCGAGCTACCACCGACAGGGATGCCGACACATCCCATCGAAATATCTCGCAAATCATCATTTCATGGTTCGCCTTATAGCGGCCCTGACATTTTTGTtgaaagatgggccacatacaAGTGGGAgtacactccccctcacaacccACCTCCacaacagcagcaggatccctcagAGGATCCGAATTTTCAGGCGGTCACGCCGCCACCATCGCCAGCACTAGAGCAGCAGCTGCCTCCAGATCCACCAAGGCGAAGAAGAACAGGTGCACGGATGTCTGTGCGTGGGGgtttccatttcagcaccccctAA